The Pseudomonas sp. IAC-BECa141 genome contains the following window.
TTTCAGCTTGAGGATCAGATCGCCGGTGCCGACTTCGTCGTCCAGCTTGATGGAAACGCTTTCCACCACGCCAGCGGCAGGCGACGGGATTTCCATGCTCGCCTTGTCGGATTCCAGGGTGATCAGCGACTGATAGGCTTCAACGCTGTCGCCAGCCTTGACCAATACTTCGATGATCTTGGCCTTGCCGGCCGAACCGATGTCCGGAACGTGGATGTCCTGAACGCTGTCGGCAACCGGTGCGGCTGGCGCGGCGGCAGGCGCCGGCGCTGCGGCAGCGGCTGGAGCAGCAGCCTGGGCCGGAGCGGCGGCAGCAGGGGCCGCAGCACCCGCCACTTCCAGATCCAGAATCAGGTCGCCAGTGCCGACTTCGTCGTTCAACTTGACGCTGATGGCCTTGACCACGCCAGCGGCAGGCGACGGGATTTCCATGCTGGCCTTGTCGGATTCCAGGGTGATCAGCGACTGATCAGCCTCGACCTTGTCGCCGACCTTGACCTGGATCTCGATGATCTGGGCCTTGCCCGACGAACCGATGTCCGGCACGTGCACTTGTTGAACCGAAGCGGCAGCAGGGGCAGCGGCTGGCGCGGCAGCAGGCGCGGCAGCCGGTGCAGCTTCAGCCTTGGCAGCAGGAGCGGCAGCCGGAGCAGGGGCCGCTTGCGCGGCGCCCTCGACTTCCAGTTCCAGCAGTTCGTCGCCTTCTTTCAGGCGATCACCCAGCTTCACTTTCAGGCTCTTGATGACACCGGCCTTCGGGGCCGGCACTTCCATGCTGGCCTTGTCCGATTCCAGAGTCAGGATGCTCTGGTCGGCTTCGATACGGTCGCCGACCTTCACAAACAGTTCGATTACTTCACCTTCACCGCTGCCGATGTCAGGTACGCGAATGAGTTCGCTCACAGAGTTTCTCCTCAGCAGTCCAGTGGGTTGCGTTTTTCCGGGTCGATACCGAACTTGGTAATGGCCTCGGCCACGACTTTAGGTTCGATATCACCACGGTCAGCCAGTGCTTCCAGGGCTGCCAACACCACGAAATGACGGTCGACTTCGAAGAAATGACGCAGTTTCTTGCGGCTGTCGCTGCGGCCGAAACCGTCGGTGCCCAGGACTTTGAATTCCTTGGACGGTACCCACTGACGGATCTGCTCGGCGAACAGTTTCATGTAGTCGGTAGAGGCGATGACCGGACCTTTACGGCCGCTCAGGCACTCTTCGACGTAGCTGCGCTTAGGCTTCTGGCCTGGTTTCAGACGGTTGCTGCGCTCTACGGCCAGCCCGTCGCGACGCAGTTCGTTGAAGCTGGTAACGCTCCATACGTCGGCACCGATGTTGAACTCTTCACGCAGGATCTTCGCCGCTTCACGGACTTCACGCAGGATGGTACCGGAGCCCATCAGCTGTACGTGGTGCGCCGCGTCGCGGGTGTCTTCTTCGAGCAGGTACATGCCTTTCTTGATGCCTTCTTCGGCACCGGCCGGCATGGCTGGCTGCTGGTACGACTCGTTCATCACGGTGATGTAATAGAAGATGTCCTGTTGCTCTTCGGTCATCTTCTTCATGCCGTCCTGAATGATCACCGCCAGCTCGTAGCCGTAGGTCGGATCGTAGGTGCGGCAGTTCGGGATGGTGGCAGCCAGCAGGTGGCTGTGACCGTCTTCGTGCTGCAGGCCTTCACCGTTCAGGGTGGTGCGGCCGGCGGTGCCGCCGATCAGGAAGCCACGGGTGCGGCTGTCGCCGGCAGCCCAGGCCAGGTCGCCGATACGCTGGAAGCCGAACATCGAGTAGAAGATGTAGAACGGCAGCATTGGCTGGTTGTGGCTGGAGTACGAAGTACCGGCAGCGATGAAGGAGCTCATGGCGCCCGCTTCGTTGATGCCTTCTTCAAGGATCTGACCTTTCTGGTCTTCCTTGTAGAACATCACCTGGTCTTTATCGACTGGCTCGTAGAGCTGGCCGACGGACGAGTAGATGCCCAGCTGACGGAACATGCCTTCCATGCCGAAGGTACGGGCTTCGTCCGGGATGATCGGAACGATGCGCGGGCCGATTTCCTTGTCCTTGACCAGCTGGGCGAGGATCCGCACGAAGGCCATGGTGGTGGAAATTTCGCGGTCGCCGGAACCGTCGAGGATTGCCTTGAGGGTGTCCAGGTCCGGAGTCGGCACACTGAAGCTCTGCGCACGACGCTGCGGAACGAAACCGCCCAGTGCGGCACGACGCTCGGCCAGATAACGGGCTTCGGCGCTGCCTTCTTCCGGCTTGAAGAACGGCAGGTGTTCCAGGTCGGCATCCTTGACCGGGATGTCGAAACGGTCACGGAAGTGTTTCAGGCTTTCGACGTCGACTTTCTTGGTGTTGTGCGCGGTGTTTTTCGCTTCGCCGGCACCGGTGCCATAACCCTTGATGGTCTTGGCCAGAATGACGGTAGGCTGGTCCTTGTGGTTGACCGCCTGGTGGTACGCCGCGTAGACCTTGTACGGGTCGTGGCCGCCACGGTTGAGTTTCCAGATCTCGTCGTCGGACAGGTCGGCAACCATCGCCTTGAGTTCAGGCGTGTTGAAGAAGTGCTCGCGAACGAACGCGCCGTCTTTGGCCTTGTAGTTCTGGTACTCGCCGTCGATGACTTCGTCCATGCGACGTTGCAGGATGCCGTCGACGTCCTTGGCCAGCAGTGGGTCCCAGAAACGGCCCCAGATGACTTTGTTGACGTTCCACTGGGCACCGCGGAACACGCCTTCGAGTTCCTGGATGATCTTGCCGTTGCCGCGAACCGGGCCGTCGAGGCGCTGCAGGTTGCAGTTGATGACGAAGATCAGGTTGTCCAGCTTCTCGCGGCCGGCCAGGGAGATGGCGCCCAGGGATTCCGGCTCGTCGCACTCGCCGTCGCCCAGGAAGCACCAGACTTTCTGTTTGCCCGGCTGGATGAAACCGCGGTGTTCCAGGTACTTCATGAAGCGAGCCTGGTAGATCGCCTGGATCGGGCCCAGACCCATCGAAACGGTCGGGAACTGCCAGAAGTCAGGCATCAGCCAAGGGTGCGGGTAGGACGACAGGCCCTGACCGTCGACTTCCTGGCGGAAGTTGTTCATCTGGTCTTCGGTGATGCGGCCTTCCATGAACGCACGGGCGTAAACGCCTGGCGAGGTATGGCCCTGGAAGTAGATCAGGTCGCCGCCGTGTTCATCGGTCGGGGCCTGGAAGAAGTAGTTGAAGCCGATGTCGTACAGGGTCGCACTGGAAGCGAAGCTGGAGATGTGACCACCCAGGTCAGAATCTTTCAGGTTCGTACGCATTACCATGGCCATCGCGTTCCAGCGTACCAGCGAGCGAATGCGGCGTTCCATGAACAGGTCGCCAGGCATGCGTGCTTCGTGGGTAACGGGGATCGTGTTGCGGTAAGGCGTGGTGATGGCGTAAGGGAGCTGCGAACCGCTGCGGGTCGCCAGTTCACCCATACGGGTCATCAGATAGTGAGCACGGTCTTCGCCTTCTTTGTCGAGAACCGATTCCAGGGCGTCCAGCCATTCCTGGGTTTCGACGGGATCGAGGTCTTGCATGGCTTGCTCCAGGGCGGAAAGGCTTCCAGAATCGGTTGCCTGAGTTTGCGACTGGCCTTGTGGGCAGACGATTTAAAATTCTTGGATTGCCGACAGGTTGTTCCGGCGGCGTGTAGTTTTACTACAAATCATCCGGCATTTCAGCCTTTCGAATGTATAGACGAGTAGTAAAACTACAGATGAAAGGCTTGTGGCCTCCGACTGCGTTGTGAGAATAATCGTTAAGGTTGGTCTTTAGCCATCCGAAAAAGGTGAAAGTTTGATGTTGGCTGCCAAAGAAAAAGAAATTTCAGCTATTTCTCACTTTTGTTCGACAGTCCTTCGCGTAGCGGTTTTTCAATCATCACTACAAGCGGCCATTTACACGCCGATCAAGGATAGACCATGACCCTGCCCGCGCTTGCCGAACTGCCCGCCATTCTCCTGCCGTTGGTCAGCCGATCGGAGCAGTCGTTCCGTGCGGCTGTCGGTCAGCTGGAAGACGATCACGGCTTCTCGTCCTGGACGCCGGAACGCTGGGCGCAGTTCGCCCGCGTCAGCGCCGCCAGCGATTTTGTCATTGAACAGAGCGTTCGTGACCCTTTGATGTTGTTGTCGCTGGTGCAGTCCGGCGAGCTGGACCGGCCGTTCGCCCCCGGCGAGTTGTGCGGGCAGATTGCGGCTGCGGTCAGCAGCGCACAGACCGAAGATGAACTGGGCCGCGTCCTGCGCCGTCAGCGCACCCGGCATCAGGTGCGGATCATCTGGCGCGATCTCAATCGCCAGGCCGATCTGGTGCAGACCTGCCGCGACCTCTCGGACATGGCCGACGCCAGCATCGATCAAGCCTATCAATGGTTGTACCGCCGCCATTGCGACCAGTTCGGCACGCCGACCGGCCGGCGCAGCGGCGAACCGCAGCAGATGGTCATCCTCGGCATGGGCAAGCTTGGCGCGGTCGAGCTGAACCTGTCTTCGGACATTGACTTGATCTTCGCCTACCCCGAAGGCGGCGAAACCGTCGGCGTCAAGCGCCCGCTGGATAATCAGGAGTTTTTCATCCGTCTCGGCCAGCGCCTGATCAAGGCTCTCGACCCGATCACCGTCGACGGTTTCGTGTTCCGCGTCGACATGCGCCTGCGCCCGTACGGCTCGTCCGGCGCGCTGGTGCTGAGCTTCAATGCACTGGAGCAGTATTACCAGGACCAAGGCCGCGACTGGGAACGCTACGCGATGATCAAGTCGCGGGTGGTGGCTGGCGATCAGGTGGCGGGTGAGCAGTTGCAGGAGATGCTGCGGCCGTTCGTTTACCGTCGCTATCTGGACTTCTCGGCGATCGAAGCGCTGCGCACCATGAAGCAGTTGATCCAGCAGGAAGTGCGGCGCAAGAGCATGGCCGACAACATCAAGCTTGGCTCCGGCGGTATCCGTGAGGTCGAGTTCATTGCCCAGGCCTTTCAACTGATTCACGGCGGACGCGACCTGAGTCTGCAACAGCGGCCTCTATTAAAGGTGTTGGGCACGCTCGAAGGGCAGGGCTATCTGCCGCCGGCGGTGATCAGCGAACTGCGCGAAGGTTACGAATTCCTGCGTTACACCGAACACGCGATCCAGGCGATTGCCGACCGTCAGACCCAGATGCTGCCGGACAGCGCTCAGGATCAAGCGCGTATCGCGTTCATGCTCGGGTTCGCCGACTGGGAGGCGTTCCACGAGAAGCTGATGTTCTGGCGCGGCCGCGTGGCCTGGCACTTCGCGCAAGTGATCGCCGATCCCGATGAGGACGAAGGTGCCGAGAGCGAAGTGGTGGTCGGCGGTGAATGGCTGCCGCTGTGGGAAGAGGCTCAGGACGAAGAGGCGGCCTGTCGCCAGCTGGAAGAGGGCGGTTTCGCCGACGCAACCAAGGCCTTGAAAGCATTGGCGAGCCTGCGTGCCAGCCCGCAGTTGCGGGCGATGCAACGTCTGGGGCGCGAGCGTCTCGATGCCTTTATTCCGCGCCTGCTGGCTCAGGCGGTGGAACACGAAAGTCCCGATCTGGTGCTGGAGCGCGTTCTGCCGCTGGTCGAGGCCGTGGCCCGGCGCTCGGCTTATTTGGTCTTGCTGACGGAAAACCCCGGTGCGCTGCGTCGCTTGCTGACGCTATGTGCCGCGAGCCCGTGGATCGCCGAGCAAATCACCCGTTTCCCGCTGTTGCTCGATGAACTGCTCAACGAAGGTCGCCTGTTCAAGCCGCCGCTGGCGCCGGAACTGGCCGCCGAATTGCGCGAGCGCCTGACCCGGATTCCGGAAGACGACCTCGAACAACAGATGGAAGCCCTGCGTCATTTCAAACTGGCGCACCGCTTGCGCGTCGCCGCCTCGGAAATCGCCGGCAGCCTGCCGTTGATGAAAGTCAGCGATTACCTGACCTGGCTGGCCGAGGCAATTCTGGAGCAAGTGCTGGCCCTGGCCTGGCGCCAGACCGTGGCCAAGTACGGCACGCCGCTGCGCACCGATGGCACGCTGTGCGATCCCGGCTTCATCATTGTCGGTTATGGGAAAGTCGGCGGGATCGAGTTGGGGCATGGTTCGGATCTGGATCTGGTGTTCATCCACGATGGCGACCAGCAGGCCGAAACCGATGGGCCGAAGCCCATCGATGGCACGCAGTTCTTCACCCGGCTCGGCCAGCGGATCATCCACCTGCTGACGGCGCAGACCAACTCCGGTCAGTTGTACGAAGTGGACATGCGCCTGCGTCCTTCCGGGGCGTCGGGGCTGCTGGTCAGTTCGCTCGGCGCGTTTGCGCGCTATCAGGAAAATGAAGCCTGGACCTGGGAGCATCAGGCCCTGGTGCGGGCGCGGGTGCTGGTAGGCAGCAAGGATGTCGGGCAGGCCTTCGAGAACGTCCGGGCCCAGGTGCTGGGCAAGGCGCGGGATCTGACGAAACTGCAACAGGAAGTGAGCGAGATGCGTGCCAAGATGCGCGACAACCTCGGCAGCAAGAGCACCGCTGCCGGCACCGGGGCGAATGCCTTCGAGGCCACGGCGCCGTTCGACCTCAAGCAGGACGCCGGAGGTATCGTCGATATTGAATTTATGGTGCAATACGCGGCCCTGGCGTGGTCGCAGACCCACCCGCCGTTGCTGCGCTGGACGGACAATATCCGCATTCTGGAAGAGCTGGAGCACGAGGGGCTGATGCCTGCCGAAGACGCCAGCCTGTTGCGCGAGGCCTACAAGGCGTATCGTTCCGCCGCCCACCGGCAGGCCTTGCAGAAGGACGCCGGGGTGATACCGGGCGATCAGTTCGCGGACGAACGGCGGCAGGTGATGCGGATCTGGCATGAGCTGGGGCTAAGCTGATTCTCGAGACGGGGAGGCGTAAAGCCTCCCCGGTTCGTTTATGGAAACCACATGAATATTCTGATCGTTGGGCCCAGTTGGGTCGGTGACATGGTGATGGCGCAGACACTGTTTCAGTGTCTCAAGCAGCGCCACCCGCAGTGCGAAATCGACGTGCTGGCCCCCGAGTGGAGCCGGCCGATCCTCGAACGCATGCCCGAAGTGCGCAAGGCCTTGAGCTTCCCGCTCGGCCACGGCGCGCTGGAGCTGGCGACCCGTCGGCGGATTGGCAAATCCCTGGCAGGCCAGTACGACCAGGCGATCCTGCTGCCGAACTCGCTGAAGTCGGCGCTGGTGCCGTTCTTCGCCGGCATCCCGAAACGCACCGGCTGGCGCGGCGAATTCCGCTACGGCCTGCTCAATGACGTGCGCACGCTGGATAAAGAACGTTATCCGCTGATGATCGAGCGTTTCATGGCGCTGGCCTTTGAACCGAATGCCGAACTGCCGAAACCCTATCCGCGTCCGAGTCTGCAAATCGATCCGGTGACCCGCGAGGCTGCATTGGCCAAGTTCGGTCTGACCCTTGACCGCCCGGTGCTGGTGTTGTGCCCCGGCGCCGAATTCGGTGAAGCCAAACGCTGGCCGTCCGAGCATTACGCCAAGGTCGCCGAGGCGCGGATTCGCGAAGGCTGGCAGGTCTGGCTGTTCGGCTCGAAGAACGATCACGCCGTGGGCGAAGACATCCGCGCGCGGCTGATTCCGGGCTTGCGCGAAGAGTCCGTGAACCTCAGCGGCGGCACTTCGCTGGCCGAGGCCATCGACCTGATGTCCTGCGCCGACTCGGTCGTCTCCAACGATTCCGGCCTGATGCACGTGGCCGCCGCGCTGAATCGTCCTTTGGTGGCGGTCTACGGGTCGACCTCGCCGGGTTTCACCCCGCCGTTGGCCGAGCATGTGGAAATCGTCCGTCTGGGCCTCGATTGCAGCCCTTGCTTCGACCGCACCTGCCGTTTCGGCCATTACAACTGCCTGCGCCAGCTGATGCCGGACGCGGTCAACGATGCCTTGCAGCGTTTGCAGGGCTCTGTGGTCGAGGTTCATTAACTTGCGGGTATTGCTGATCAAGACTTCATCGCTGGGCGACGTGATTCACGCGTTGCCGGCGCTGACCGATGCCGCCCGGGCCATTCCCGGGATCAAGTTCGACTGGGTGGTGGAAGAAGGTTTCGCCGAGATTCCGACCTGGCACCCGGCCGTAGGCAAAGTGATTCCGGTGGCGATCCGTCGCTGGCGCAAAAACATCTGGCAAACCATCAAGAGCGGTGAGTGGAAACGCTTCAAGCAGTCCGTTCGGGCGAACAAATATGACTTGGTGATCGACGCTCAGGGCCTGCTGAAAAGCGCCTGGCTGACCCGCTATGTCAAAGCCCCGGTGGCTGGTCTCGACAAGGGCTCGGCCCGCGAGCCGATTGCCGCGCGCTTTTATGACCGCAAACTGGCGGTGGCCCGTGGTCAGCACGCCGTCGAGCGCGTGCGTCAGTTGTTCGCTATCGCCTTGGGTTACGACTTGCCCAAAGGCCTGGGCGATTACGGTCTCAACGTCGAGCGTCTGGTCGAGTTGCCGCGCAAGAATGCTTACGTGGTGTTCCTCCACGGCACCACCTGGGACACCAAGCACTGGCCGGAAGCCTACTGGCGCGAGCTGACCGAACGGGTCGGCTACCTCGGCGTCGGCATCAGGCTGCCGTGGGGCAACCCGCTGGAAAAGGCACGGGCCGAGCGTATCGCCGCCGGTTTCAAACATGCCGAAGTGCTGCCGAAGCTGAACCTGGCCGGGGTCGGCAAGGTGCTGGCCGGGGCCCAGGCCTGCGTTGCGGTGGACACCGGTCTCGGCCATCTGGCTGCGGCACTGGATGTGCCAACGATTTCGCTGTTCGGCCCGACCAACCCGGGCCTGACCGGCGCCTACGGCAAGCTGCAGATTCACCTCGGCAGCGATTTCCCGTGCGCGCCGTGCCTGCAAAAGAAATGTACGTATCAACCGACCGCGCAGGATGCCCGTCAGTTTGACCTGAAACGCGAGTGGCCCCTGTGCTTCACGCGTCTGAATCCCGAGCGTGTGGCCAGCCGACTGAGCACGTTGTTGATGGCTGAGGAGCTGCGCTGATGCAATTGGCTTTTGTCCTGTACAAATATTTCCCGTTCGGCGGTTTGCAGCGCGATTTCATGCGCATCGCTCTCGAATGCCAGAAGCGCGGACACCAGATCCGCGTCTACACCCTGATCTGGGAAGGCGACGTGCCGCCCGGCTTCGAAGTGCTGGTGGCGCCGGTCAAGGCGTTCTTCAATCATCGACGCAATGAAAAACTCAGCGCGTGGATGGAAGCGGACCTGGCCAAGCGTCCTGTGGATCGCCTGATCGGCTTCAACAAGATGCCGGGGCTGGACGTCTACTACGCCGCCGACGGCTGCTTCGAAGACAAGGCGCAGAACCTGCGCAATTCCCTGTATCGCCGCTGGGGCCGCTACCGCCACTTCGCCGAGTACGAGCGCGCGGTGTTCGCCAAAGACGCGAAGACCGAAGTGCTGATGATTTCCGAAGTGCAGCAGCCGCTTTTCATCAAGCATTACGACACGCCGCTGGAACGCTTCCACCTGCTGCCGCCAGGCATCGCCCAGGACCGTCGCCGTCCGGCGGATGCCGACCAGATTCGCGCCGGTTTCCGCGCCGAATTCAACCTCAAGGACGACGAGCTGCTGCTGGTGCAGATCGGCTCCGGGTTCAAGACCAAGGGCGTCGATCGCAGCCTGAAAGCGCTGGCCGCACTGCCTGCCGAGCTGAAGAAACGCACCCGGCTGTTTGTAATCGGCCAGGATGACCCCAAATTGTTCCAGATGCAGAGTGCAACACTGGGTCTGGGCGACAACGTGACGTTCCTCAAGGGGCGTAGCGATATCCCGCGTTTCCTGCTCGGCGCCGACTTGTTGATCCACCCGGCGTACAACGAAAACACCGGCACGGTGCTGCTTGAAGCGCTGGTCGCCGGGTTGCCGGTGCTGGTCAGCGCGGTCTGCGGTTATGCCCATTACATCGCCGAGGCCGATGCCGGGCGAGTGCTGGACGAACCGTTCGATCAGGCACAACTGACGCAATACCTGACTGACATGTTGAACGACGACGCTGCACGGGCGGCCTGGAGCCGCAACGGTCTGGCCTTCGCCGAGACGGCCGACCTGTACAGCATGCCGCAGCACGCGGCCGATGTGATTCTGGCGGAGCACGCTTAAATGAAGTTGATGCTGGCTGAACCGTTCAAGAGCCTGTGGGCTGGCCGCGATGCGTTCGTGGAAGTCGAGGGCTTGCAGGGCGAGGTGTACCGCGAGCTGGAAGCCCGCCGGACGTTGCGCACGGAAGTCGACGGCAATGGCTTTTTCGTCAAGATCCACCGGGGCATCGGTTGGGGCGAGATCTTCAAGAACCTGCTGACCGCCAAACTGCCGGTGCTCGGCGCGGGTCAGGAATGGAAAGCCATCCAGCGTTTGCAGGAAGTCGGCGTGCCGACCATGACCGCCGTCGCGTATGGCGAAAAGGGCAGCAACCCGGCGGATCAGCATTCGTTCATCGTCACCGAAGAGCTGGCGCCGACCATCAGCCTTGAAGACTTCAGCATCGACTGGGTCAAGCAACCGCCGCAGCCGAAACTCAAGCGGGCGCTGATCGCCGAGGTTGCGCGCATGACCGGCATGATGCATCGCGCCGGCGTCAATCACCGCGACTGCTACATCTGCCACTTTCTGCTGCACACCGACAAACCGGTGACTCCCGAAGATTTCAAACTCTCGGTGATCGACCTGCACCGTGCCCAGACCCGTCCGGCGATCACCCGGCGCTGGCGCAACAAGGATCTGGCGGCGTTGTACTTTTCCGCGCTGGACATCGGCCTGACCCGACGTGACAAGCTGCGTTTCCTCAAAGGTTACTTCCAGCAACCGCTGCGCCAGATCCTGGCCGAAGAGGCGCCGTTGCTGAGCTGGCTCGAAGGCAAGGCCAACAAGCTCTACGCGCGCAAGCAACGTTACGGGGATGCGCTCTGATGGCGGGTTGGAATCTGGAGCCTGAGTACAGTGAGCTTGCGCAGCATTTCGGTAGCCTCGAAGCGGTCTTTGCCCTTCAAGGCGAGCGCCTGACCCGCGATCCATTGTCCGAGGTCATTCGCGTGCAGTTCAATGGCGTCAACTATTACGTCAAGCGCTACGTCGGCGCCGGCAAAGGCTTGCGGCGTTATCTGGGCAAACCCCGGGTGAAGATGGAATGGCAGAACCTCAAACGCTTCGCCAAGTGGGGCATTCCTACCGCCGAAGTAGTGGCGTGGGGCCTGGAGCGCAATGGCATGGCTTACGATCGCGGGGCGATGATCACCCGTGAACTGCCGCGCACCGAAGACCTGTCGGCGCTGGCCGAACGCAACGATCCCAAGC
Protein-coding sequences here:
- the aceE gene encoding pyruvate dehydrogenase (acetyl-transferring), homodimeric type → MQDLDPVETQEWLDALESVLDKEGEDRAHYLMTRMGELATRSGSQLPYAITTPYRNTIPVTHEARMPGDLFMERRIRSLVRWNAMAMVMRTNLKDSDLGGHISSFASSATLYDIGFNYFFQAPTDEHGGDLIYFQGHTSPGVYARAFMEGRITEDQMNNFRQEVDGQGLSSYPHPWLMPDFWQFPTVSMGLGPIQAIYQARFMKYLEHRGFIQPGKQKVWCFLGDGECDEPESLGAISLAGREKLDNLIFVINCNLQRLDGPVRGNGKIIQELEGVFRGAQWNVNKVIWGRFWDPLLAKDVDGILQRRMDEVIDGEYQNYKAKDGAFVREHFFNTPELKAMVADLSDDEIWKLNRGGHDPYKVYAAYHQAVNHKDQPTVILAKTIKGYGTGAGEAKNTAHNTKKVDVESLKHFRDRFDIPVKDADLEHLPFFKPEEGSAEARYLAERRAALGGFVPQRRAQSFSVPTPDLDTLKAILDGSGDREISTTMAFVRILAQLVKDKEIGPRIVPIIPDEARTFGMEGMFRQLGIYSSVGQLYEPVDKDQVMFYKEDQKGQILEEGINEAGAMSSFIAAGTSYSSHNQPMLPFYIFYSMFGFQRIGDLAWAAGDSRTRGFLIGGTAGRTTLNGEGLQHEDGHSHLLAATIPNCRTYDPTYGYELAVIIQDGMKKMTEEQQDIFYYITVMNESYQQPAMPAGAEEGIKKGMYLLEEDTRDAAHHVQLMGSGTILREVREAAKILREEFNIGADVWSVTSFNELRRDGLAVERSNRLKPGQKPKRSYVEECLSGRKGPVIASTDYMKLFAEQIRQWVPSKEFKVLGTDGFGRSDSRKKLRHFFEVDRHFVVLAALEALADRGDIEPKVVAEAITKFGIDPEKRNPLDC
- the glnE gene encoding bifunctional [glutamate--ammonia ligase]-adenylyl-L-tyrosine phosphorylase/[glutamate--ammonia-ligase] adenylyltransferase, with product MTLPALAELPAILLPLVSRSEQSFRAAVGQLEDDHGFSSWTPERWAQFARVSAASDFVIEQSVRDPLMLLSLVQSGELDRPFAPGELCGQIAAAVSSAQTEDELGRVLRRQRTRHQVRIIWRDLNRQADLVQTCRDLSDMADASIDQAYQWLYRRHCDQFGTPTGRRSGEPQQMVILGMGKLGAVELNLSSDIDLIFAYPEGGETVGVKRPLDNQEFFIRLGQRLIKALDPITVDGFVFRVDMRLRPYGSSGALVLSFNALEQYYQDQGRDWERYAMIKSRVVAGDQVAGEQLQEMLRPFVYRRYLDFSAIEALRTMKQLIQQEVRRKSMADNIKLGSGGIREVEFIAQAFQLIHGGRDLSLQQRPLLKVLGTLEGQGYLPPAVISELREGYEFLRYTEHAIQAIADRQTQMLPDSAQDQARIAFMLGFADWEAFHEKLMFWRGRVAWHFAQVIADPDEDEGAESEVVVGGEWLPLWEEAQDEEAACRQLEEGGFADATKALKALASLRASPQLRAMQRLGRERLDAFIPRLLAQAVEHESPDLVLERVLPLVEAVARRSAYLVLLTENPGALRRLLTLCAASPWIAEQITRFPLLLDELLNEGRLFKPPLAPELAAELRERLTRIPEDDLEQQMEALRHFKLAHRLRVAASEIAGSLPLMKVSDYLTWLAEAILEQVLALAWRQTVAKYGTPLRTDGTLCDPGFIIVGYGKVGGIELGHGSDLDLVFIHDGDQQAETDGPKPIDGTQFFTRLGQRIIHLLTAQTNSGQLYEVDMRLRPSGASGLLVSSLGAFARYQENEAWTWEHQALVRARVLVGSKDVGQAFENVRAQVLGKARDLTKLQQEVSEMRAKMRDNLGSKSTAAGTGANAFEATAPFDLKQDAGGIVDIEFMVQYAALAWSQTHPPLLRWTDNIRILEELEHEGLMPAEDASLLREAYKAYRSAAHRQALQKDAGVIPGDQFADERRQVMRIWHELGLS
- the waaF gene encoding lipopolysaccharide heptosyltransferase II, with protein sequence MNILIVGPSWVGDMVMAQTLFQCLKQRHPQCEIDVLAPEWSRPILERMPEVRKALSFPLGHGALELATRRRIGKSLAGQYDQAILLPNSLKSALVPFFAGIPKRTGWRGEFRYGLLNDVRTLDKERYPLMIERFMALAFEPNAELPKPYPRPSLQIDPVTREAALAKFGLTLDRPVLVLCPGAEFGEAKRWPSEHYAKVAEARIREGWQVWLFGSKNDHAVGEDIRARLIPGLREESVNLSGGTSLAEAIDLMSCADSVVSNDSGLMHVAAALNRPLVAVYGSTSPGFTPPLAEHVEIVRLGLDCSPCFDRTCRFGHYNCLRQLMPDAVNDALQRLQGSVVEVH
- the waaC gene encoding lipopolysaccharide heptosyltransferase I — protein: MRVLLIKTSSLGDVIHALPALTDAARAIPGIKFDWVVEEGFAEIPTWHPAVGKVIPVAIRRWRKNIWQTIKSGEWKRFKQSVRANKYDLVIDAQGLLKSAWLTRYVKAPVAGLDKGSAREPIAARFYDRKLAVARGQHAVERVRQLFAIALGYDLPKGLGDYGLNVERLVELPRKNAYVVFLHGTTWDTKHWPEAYWRELTERVGYLGVGIRLPWGNPLEKARAERIAAGFKHAEVLPKLNLAGVGKVLAGAQACVAVDTGLGHLAAALDVPTISLFGPTNPGLTGAYGKLQIHLGSDFPCAPCLQKKCTYQPTAQDARQFDLKREWPLCFTRLNPERVASRLSTLLMAEELR
- a CDS encoding glycosyltransferase family 4 protein, translating into MQLAFVLYKYFPFGGLQRDFMRIALECQKRGHQIRVYTLIWEGDVPPGFEVLVAPVKAFFNHRRNEKLSAWMEADLAKRPVDRLIGFNKMPGLDVYYAADGCFEDKAQNLRNSLYRRWGRYRHFAEYERAVFAKDAKTEVLMISEVQQPLFIKHYDTPLERFHLLPPGIAQDRRRPADADQIRAGFRAEFNLKDDELLLVQIGSGFKTKGVDRSLKALAALPAELKKRTRLFVIGQDDPKLFQMQSATLGLGDNVTFLKGRSDIPRFLLGADLLIHPAYNENTGTVLLEALVAGLPVLVSAVCGYAHYIAEADAGRVLDEPFDQAQLTQYLTDMLNDDAARAAWSRNGLAFAETADLYSMPQHAADVILAEHA
- the rfaP gene encoding lipopolysaccharide core heptose(I) kinase RfaP, which gives rise to MKLMLAEPFKSLWAGRDAFVEVEGLQGEVYRELEARRTLRTEVDGNGFFVKIHRGIGWGEIFKNLLTAKLPVLGAGQEWKAIQRLQEVGVPTMTAVAYGEKGSNPADQHSFIVTEELAPTISLEDFSIDWVKQPPQPKLKRALIAEVARMTGMMHRAGVNHRDCYICHFLLHTDKPVTPEDFKLSVIDLHRAQTRPAITRRWRNKDLAALYFSALDIGLTRRDKLRFLKGYFQQPLRQILAEEAPLLSWLEGKANKLYARKQRYGDAL
- a CDS encoding lipopolysaccharide kinase InaA family protein; the protein is MAGWNLEPEYSELAQHFGSLEAVFALQGERLTRDPLSEVIRVQFNGVNYYVKRYVGAGKGLRRYLGKPRVKMEWQNLKRFAKWGIPTAEVVAWGLERNGMAYDRGAMITRELPRTEDLSALAERNDPKLKDRAWVDGVSRQLAGYTRVMHDHRFTHNDLKWRNLLIDDQAQLYLIDCPNGDFWRGFWLKYRITKDLACLDKVAKYHLSNTQRLRFYLQYRGRDRLNAADKQRIRHVVRFFEGRE